In Ammospiza caudacuta isolate bAmmCau1 chromosome 2, bAmmCau1.pri, whole genome shotgun sequence, a genomic segment contains:
- the LOC131572394 gene encoding homeobox protein NANOG-like — MCAHLALPPRPAYPGGAARGRLELGWSAAGAAAQAPTAAGHSPQAAGGRHTAEVSPASSSSGNFSQFIPDSATSPHSSSSSPQPSAKSQKGREYGVEGIRKTKSRTAFSKEQLLTLHQRFQSQKYLSPQQIRELAVALGLTYKQVKTWFQNRRMKLKRCQKQSLWSERAQCLTQSGFQSGTYLDVHPKFHQGYPITAAGNMQAMPAPCQHYGAGQNAYTILTSEDGGVFGKGGGTCSVQQTVGFIAQHKVDFYHSYPGTVEYPGSKTGDGCNFHHSATMGAPFPTAASHHLYHS; from the exons ATGTGCGCTCACTTGGCGCTGCCGCCGCGCCCCGCGTACCCCGGCGGGGCCGCCCGAGGCCGCCTGGAGCTCGGCTGGAGCGCGGCGGGGGCCGCAGCACAGGCCCCCACAGCGGCCGGGCACTCTCCGCAGGCTGCGGGCGGGAGGCACACGGCAG aAGTGTCCCCAGCTTCATCCAGTTCTGGGAATTTCAGCCAATTCATACCAGATTCAGCCACCAGTCCAcattcctcatcctcatccccacaGCCTTCAGCTAAGTCTCAGAAGGGCAGAGAATATGGCGTGGAGGGGATCAGGAAGACCAAGAGCCGCACAGCTTTCTCCAAGGAGCAGCTGCTAACCCTGCACCAGCGCTTCCAGAGCCAGAAGTACCTCAGCCCCCAGCAGATCCGGGAGCTGGCTGTTGCCCTGGGGCTCACCTACAAGCAG gTGAAGACTTGGTTCCAGAACCGGAGGATGAAGCTGAAAAGGTGCCAGAAGCAGAGCCTGTGGAGCGAACGGGCTCAGTGTCTCACGCAA AGTGGCTTCCAGAGCGGAACTTACCTGGATGtgcaccccaaattccaccagGGCTACCCCATCACCGCAGCTGGCAACATGCAAGCCATGCCTGCCCCCTGTCAGCACTATGGAGCAGGGCAGAACGCTTACACAATCCTGACCAGCGAGGATGGAGGAGTCTTTGGCAAAGGCGGGGGGACCTGCAGTGTCCAGCAGACAGTGGGCTTCATTGCTCAGCACAAAGTAGACTTTTACCACAGCTATCCTGGCACTGTCGAATATCCAGGCTCCAAGACAGGTGATGGCTGTAATTTTCACCACTCAGCCACCATGGGGGCTCCTTTCCCAACTGCTGCCAGCCATCATCTTTATCATTCCTAA